gaaaaatgtatttaaaattttaaaaatacatacaaaatatttttgaaatatattttaaaaagttgctttttttaataaacaaaattttttaatttaaaataaatagataatacattttaaataaataaaataatattttatctatccaGTGAGCATCGATCGGTTATTTATTGGTCGAACATTAGCTGTTAATTTTATTCCAGATATACCTGCTTTGATCAAGACTAATGTCCCAAATCCTTGAGAATTTGGCCTGAGAATCCTTCAGTCGACGTCTCACTTTTTccagtttgtaaaaataaaggaTATCTCTTAGACCGGTAGAGACGCCCGGCCGGGTTCTGACCTGGGAAAGGCTGCGAGATGATCTGGTTCTTCACCACGATGTGCGGGATCTGCGCTTTAATCTGGACCGCTTCTCTGGAAAGCTGCGCAAAGATCTCCTTGCAGAGCAGGACGTTCTGCGCCGCCTCCAGCTTCAAGTGCCACGGCTGCGTTCCTGGGGGAAGGATAAGACGGACGGACATCAGCGGACAACCCGTCTGGTCTGGAGTCcagacgggtcagaaccggacCTGCTTTGCTTTTCTGAGGTCTCCTGAAGAGGTTGACGGTTCCGAGGTCACCGATGTCTGGAGCCTGTTTCTGGATGGAGACCTGAGGACAAACACAGCCgccatttttatttccaccGCAGCCGATCTTACAACTTGAACACCAACAGGAGGAGCAGCTTAGATGCAACCaatgattattttagcaatcgattaatcggataaaaagtTTGGCAGATTTTTGTTCAAATCTTTTTATAGAGTATTGAAAATAcactaaaagatgcaaataaacacataatttaattcctttttaaataaaagaaattaacattttattgcctaaaatgcaacagccTTCCTTTAGTGAGCGCTgatcatctgcagctaaaaatacttctaacgCCAACGATACGGCTGAAAACGGATcacaatgtttgtgttttatgagtCGATGTTGATAATTGTTGATtcggttttttttttgttttaatatctgAAATCCTGTCAAACTGGAGATTTTTCCTTCGTTGttaatttttaagcagttaaCCTCAAACTGCTGCTGGAAGTTACTCAGcatgttgttgctaggtaacagaagGTGTGGGGCGAGGGGGGACCTGAAGCGCCCCAGctggttgttgctaggcaaccatagagcgagtgagttagttgattctaGTCTAGCTAGCAGTGAGAGGCTGAGCAGATAAAGACTTTCCTTttcctacatctcccagaatgctgtgcagttctggatcaAAGTTCAGTGAATATCAGAATATTGATACTGATCACATCTCGCTATATAccttgttattgatttatttactacatcaacatgtgaaaagctctgctgattatttatttaattaacaaataaataattactatttaattatttaaattttttttacaagcaagtgaaactaaaattacatttgaagaCTTCTGGTAGAACAGattcataaagttttttttttaatcttaaatgcaaaatgtttatatattttgaacagttttggctctgaatttgttgtttatttttcaaattccaaagtactttattaataccaaatggaaattattatttaattaattcattctttttagttaattttaaaattaattaaatttttgtagTTAAATCTTTCagcaaatcacttttttttttagcctatACACTAGAGATGACGATTaactgattactaaattagttggtgATTATGTCATggatcgattaatcatgattaatcgattaatcatgattgatCGATCCAGCCCAGCAGAGTTTAATGTAGAAACATGTTTCTGCGGCCGGGACTCAGACCTTGATGTAAGCCGATCCCTCCAGGTCGCTCGGGATCTGGACGTCCAGCGGACAGTAGTCCTCTGGGATCTTTTTGTCCAGATCAATGTCTGTGTTTTTGATCACCTCAAACGTGCCGGGGTGAGGAAAAAGGGAACCTAAACGAGTCAGTCAAAggttaaaaagctaaaataatcaGTTACTTGTTGGGATTAATCAGTTATTTACTGATCGGTGAGGTTTTTTCTCACCTGCGCTCCGGTAGCTGAGGTCTCCCAGGATCTTGTCTCCGACTTTTCGGAGTTTCCACTGCGATCGGAGTCGCAGAAGCTCGGCGTTGAAGTCGCGCTGCCGCCGGTTCTCCTGGTTCTCGGCCACGGATTTGCTGAGCTTCTCGGCTCCTttcaggaggagctgcgccgCCGTGGCCAGAGATTTCTTTTTGCTGATCAGCTGGAAAACCTGCGGTGTCTGCAGAACCAACGAGGAAACAAAACAGCGCAGAGGcgtcagaaaaaagaaaatttgtgtgcatttattatttcatctgctctgttttcatgtagttttagttttaaaatgttagtaaGAAGTGAACATGAGCTCCAAACAGATCCAAACTGGCTTCCCTTTTGCTCTGACCCAATACAACCAATGCTGCTTACctggaaaaacaggagaaaaaaaaaaaaattttgcttCACAATGGAGATCTTCATCAGCAACAgataaaaatctatttgaatatttcaataaaatataaaacataattcTAGATGCCATTTAATTGCCATTTAAAGCCACTGCAGAAACAGAGACTAGGGGAGAAATGGGAAAACGTAATAAGATCACAAAACGTGTCATTTAGTTatcctttttttaattcttctttaTTATggctttaattatttatttacttactttccCTCTTTTTCCACCCAAACCATCTGTGATCCTCAGTTAAACAAGGAATAttggagaaaaggaaaataataatgcaaatcaGAAAATAGCTGCctatattaaagaaaaaagaacagcatATCCTAACCGACgcatgttaaacaatttaattgttCTTCTTGTTACATAATTTGGTAATGTTCTGTATTTGCCCTGCATGTATccattttaatataaatcctgttgttttgcttttgtttgtttttttatttgttgccgTTATTCGTTCTCTTCTCTGGTTATTTATTTGATTGACTCTACACTTCTTTTTGTTAGTCTGTAATATTTGTTTCATAAACACTAACTGgtgaataaaactaaaaacgAAAAGCTAGTGATTACTCTGCACGTCTGCTCCGGTCAGGAAGGCTGACGGGTCGAAGCCACGGATGTTTGATGAGGATTTTTATCAGCTTACTTTTCCAGCATTGGGATCCTGAGACACCGGATCCAGAGCCATGTACTTCTTCTCCTTCACCACGCTGAGCACGTCGTGGAGCACACACATCTCCGTCAGGGCGCTGCGCAGATTGTTGCGCACAGAATCCCAGGGCCAAAGAGACGGCTGGAACTTCACCGTGCCTGAAAGAAGCAACCATAAAGTCTGCAGCCTCAGATCTGACGTGGCTTCAGGCTGGCAGACGTTCCTCCtaccttcctcttcctccgtcTCCTGCTTGCCCCACTCCCTGTCCCTGGGCTCTCCGTCGGCCCCGTCCTCCTCGGAGTCGGAGCCCTGGCTGAAGTCGATCCTCTGTGCCAGCTTGGTCAGGTTCTGGGACATGGACAGAGGAGGGACGTACGTCTCCGTGCCGTGGAAGTCCACTTCCTGCACCTGCTTCTCACAGGAAGACTCGATGCTGATCCTGACAGCCGGACCGCCCGACATGATGAGAccagagctgcagagaggaagaggaggagccaACACCATCAGCTCACTTCCTGCTGGTTTATagggttaaagctgcagttgcttttataaaaaaatatatattttttacatttttgctaaaATGATCTTGTAATGAGAGCAGAGTTGTCTAGTAaccaattacatttacttgagtaatttaaaaaaaaaaaaaattttaggagtatttttaatacgcagtactttttatttttgagtaattttattatgaagtatttctactcttacttgtgtaAACTTTCTCAGTTTTCCATCCactgaatcaaaaacaaacatgttttaaccaaaaattaaTCAGACAGACACGcgcctgcagtttctgttaaaatttctgaagtttttttattcaaagacactgatttggaaaaaaattattttgcctgattttgttatttttttgttacttatatgaattattgtcattttggtccttagaataccaaaatttctactttactttatattttgattcatctgatgatgtcatttgtAAACATCAAATGATTGATAGtttgattagttactcagtacttgagtagacattttaccaaatactttttacttttacttgagtaaaaagaTGTCAAAGTAGTGATACTCtttctgctttctcccagtaataactacagaaatacaccactctgtcagaaacaaccaatca
Above is a window of Xiphophorus hellerii strain 12219 chromosome 18, Xiphophorus_hellerii-4.1, whole genome shotgun sequence DNA encoding:
- the LOC116737535 gene encoding mediator of RNA polymerase II transcription subunit 17; protein product: MSGGPAVRISIESSCEKQVQEVDFHGTETYVPPLSMSQNLTKLAQRIDFSQGSDSEEDGADGEPRDREWGKQETEEEEGTVKFQPSLWPWDSVRNNLRSALTEMCVLHDVLSVVKEKKYMALDPVSQDPNAGKTPQVFQLISKKKSLATAAQLLLKGAEKLSKSVAENQENRRQRDFNAELLRLRSQWKLRKVGDKILGDLSYRSAGSLFPHPGTFEVIKNTDIDLDKKIPEDYCPLDVQIPSDLEGSAYIKVSIQKQAPDIGDLGTVNLFRRPQKSKAGTQPWHLKLEAAQNVLLCKEIFAQLSREAVQIKAQIPHIVVKNQIISQPFPGLQLSISLCHSAGERKSSRASPEKPKPDDHLYVLEHNLHQMMREFHKQQLSSVVMPHPASAPFGHKRLRLAGPMAYDKAEISSLQQGEGLLEKIIKQAKHIFLRSRTARTIDSLASRIEDPQIQAHWSNINDVYESSVKVLITSHGYEQICKSIQLQLNIGVEQIRVVHRDGRVVTLSHQEQELQDFLLSQMSQHQVHAVQQLAKVMGWHVLSFSNHVGLGPVESIGNASAITVASLNGEYAISVRNGPESGCKVLVQFPRSQIKELPKSDAVQDAKWSQLRGPHREVNWSKMEGRNFVYKMELLMAALTPCP